A stretch of Synechococcus sp. MIT S9220 DNA encodes these proteins:
- a CDS encoding glycosyltransferase, with the protein MKIYLPVFSYSASCKTFDLNTEHNPGIGGTQHVTVLLASRLARAKPQWTIYLVNYSPINILNASQNLKQVSFSSLEYFCQFLSSPQETGSRAIITALLLETCKLAELKLISNRVFCWLHHPFHFKHKLRQADFLAYINQGSYQHSSNCRFYPRCIIIQNIFSPANKANIESSIETRQDFPLRLVHLGALVPDKGLLHIAKQWKRLKKVFPNAQLNVIGSALTYNSWNDVHQLVPASPSYANQILKHIPESDIAEGHCRFHGNLGLEKDEIITSSHLALQNPTGIRESFGAATFECMALGTPVIASGDYGMHEAMQYFPELAIQRPSQIVGTIRRACSNTDQYKELQSRSIAVAKLFSLNSEAATWKWIRVLQTEKCEITADSIIYPGFNSSTLKAITKLNYRRVNGVLRTSIKSATKYCLRKTR; encoded by the coding sequence ATGAAGATTTATCTGCCGGTCTTTTCTTATTCAGCCTCATGCAAAACATTTGACCTCAACACAGAGCACAACCCCGGAATCGGAGGCACACAGCACGTCACAGTCCTACTTGCCTCAAGGCTGGCAAGAGCGAAGCCACAATGGACCATCTATTTAGTCAACTATTCTCCAATCAACATTTTAAATGCAAGTCAAAACTTAAAACAAGTCAGCTTCTCGAGCTTAGAGTATTTTTGTCAATTCCTAAGCAGCCCACAAGAGACCGGCTCTCGCGCAATAATAACCGCATTACTCCTGGAAACATGCAAGCTTGCAGAGCTGAAACTCATATCCAATAGAGTATTTTGCTGGCTACATCACCCCTTTCATTTCAAGCACAAGCTTCGACAAGCAGATTTCTTGGCATACATAAACCAAGGATCTTATCAGCACTCATCCAATTGCAGATTTTACCCAAGATGCATAATCATACAAAACATTTTTTCGCCAGCAAACAAAGCCAACATAGAGAGTTCAATAGAAACAAGACAAGACTTCCCTCTTCGACTGGTCCACCTGGGCGCACTAGTTCCAGACAAAGGCCTGCTTCACATTGCCAAACAATGGAAAAGATTAAAAAAAGTATTCCCAAATGCTCAGCTGAATGTAATCGGTTCAGCATTGACCTACAACTCTTGGAATGATGTTCATCAGCTAGTACCCGCAAGCCCTAGTTACGCAAACCAAATTTTGAAGCACATACCAGAGTCCGATATTGCCGAAGGTCATTGCAGATTTCATGGCAACCTTGGCCTGGAGAAAGATGAAATCATCACATCATCACATCTTGCTCTTCAAAACCCAACTGGCATTCGCGAATCATTTGGCGCAGCGACTTTTGAATGCATGGCGCTTGGCACACCAGTTATCGCATCCGGAGATTATGGAATGCATGAAGCCATGCAGTATTTTCCTGAATTAGCAATCCAGAGACCCAGCCAAATCGTTGGAACAATTCGAAGAGCCTGCTCAAATACCGATCAGTATAAAGAACTACAATCCAGATCAATAGCAGTTGCAAAATTGTTTTCTCTGAATTCAGAAGCAGCTACGTGGAAATGGATCAGAGTTCTTCAAACAGAGAAATGCGAAATAACTGCGGACAGCATTATTTACCCTGGCTTCAACAGCAGCACTCTCAAGGCCATAACAAAACTGAATTACAGAAGAGTCAATGGCGTCCTAAGGACAAGCATCAAAAGCGCAACCAAATACTGTCTGCGAAAAACAAGATAA
- the cbiB gene encoding adenosylcobinamide-phosphate synthase CbiB, translating into MIAAAGLDRLIGDPLWSPHPVVWMGRCISTLRRSVEHWSGGHPRWLRLGGLAITLVLTLGSASIGWLIERMALETDGILQNVAVLALVAGLASALAAKSLEKSVLNVIATLPREERGSLSTAREQLSWIVGRDTTSLSRDEILRATAETASENAVDGLFAPLFWMLAGAALWSLGLSDAPGPLALAWGFKAASTLDSMLGYRRGTLRWLGTAGARLDDLLTWLPCRLVMLSLPLVSMPWRQWPALIRSAECEGQLDASPNAGRSEAIYAHCAGVQLGGRNRYGDRWVDKPLLGADQPTADPRGISRILELTRRLELLWILMAAMLSWSLQVRAQ; encoded by the coding sequence GTGATTGCCGCGGCCGGTCTCGACCGGCTGATCGGCGATCCCCTCTGGTCCCCACACCCTGTGGTGTGGATGGGCCGTTGTATCAGCACACTGCGGCGCAGCGTTGAACATTGGAGCGGTGGGCACCCGCGGTGGCTGCGTCTGGGTGGACTAGCCATCACGCTGGTTCTCACGCTTGGCAGCGCCAGCATCGGTTGGTTGATCGAACGGATGGCCCTGGAAACGGACGGCATACTCCAGAACGTCGCTGTGCTGGCACTGGTCGCTGGCCTTGCCAGTGCTCTGGCAGCCAAAAGCCTTGAAAAAAGCGTGCTGAATGTGATCGCAACCCTCCCCCGCGAAGAGAGAGGCAGTCTCTCAACGGCACGAGAGCAGCTCAGCTGGATTGTGGGCCGCGACACGACCTCACTCAGTCGAGACGAGATCCTGCGCGCCACCGCCGAAACCGCCAGTGAGAATGCGGTGGACGGGCTGTTCGCACCGCTGTTCTGGATGTTGGCGGGTGCAGCTCTCTGGAGCCTTGGATTGAGCGACGCGCCAGGGCCACTAGCCCTGGCCTGGGGATTCAAGGCGGCCAGCACCCTGGATTCCATGCTCGGGTACCGCAGAGGAACGCTGCGCTGGCTGGGCACGGCAGGCGCACGACTCGATGACCTGCTGACCTGGCTGCCCTGCCGCTTAGTGATGCTGAGCCTGCCGCTGGTCAGCATGCCCTGGCGCCAGTGGCCAGCTCTGATCAGATCGGCTGAATGCGAAGGCCAGCTCGATGCTTCACCGAATGCAGGACGCTCAGAAGCGATCTATGCGCACTGTGCAGGCGTGCAACTAGGCGGCAGGAACCGTTACGGCGATCGTTGGGTGGATAAACCACTGCTTGGAGCTGATCAGCCCACTGCAGACCCGCGAGGGATCAGCAGAATCCTGGAGCTGACTAGACGACTTGAACTGCTTTGGATCTTGATGGCAGCCATGTTGAGCTGGAGCCTGCAAGTGCGTGCTCAGTAA
- the ilvC gene encoding ketol-acid reductoisomerase, which produces MAQLFYDSDADLSLLNGKTVAIIGYGSQGHAHALNLKDSGVNVVVGLYEGSRSADKAKADGLEVLSVSDAAAKADWIMVLLPDEFQKEVYDKEIAQHLSAGKVLSFAHGFNIRFGLIQPPADVDVVMIAPKGPGHTVRWEYQNGQGVPALFAIEKDASGNARGLAMAYAKGIGGTRAGILETNFKEETETDLFGEQAVLCGGLSELVKAGFETLVEAGYQPELAYFECLHEVKLIVDLMVKGGLSAMRDSISNTAEYGDYVSGPRLITADTKAEMKRILSDIQDGTFAKNFVAECEAGKPEMNKIRKRDGDHKIEEVGKGLRSMFSWLKAS; this is translated from the coding sequence ATGGCTCAGCTTTTTTACGACTCCGATGCCGATCTCTCGCTGCTCAACGGCAAGACAGTTGCCATCATCGGCTACGGCTCCCAGGGCCATGCCCACGCTCTGAACCTCAAGGACAGCGGTGTGAACGTGGTGGTTGGCCTCTACGAAGGAAGCCGCTCCGCTGACAAAGCCAAGGCCGACGGCCTGGAGGTTCTGAGCGTCTCGGATGCTGCCGCCAAGGCGGACTGGATCATGGTGCTGCTGCCTGATGAGTTCCAGAAAGAGGTCTATGACAAGGAAATCGCGCAACATCTAAGCGCTGGCAAGGTTCTTAGCTTTGCCCACGGTTTCAACATCCGTTTCGGCCTGATCCAGCCTCCCGCCGATGTGGATGTGGTGATGATCGCCCCCAAGGGCCCAGGTCACACCGTGCGTTGGGAATATCAAAACGGTCAGGGTGTTCCTGCACTGTTCGCGATTGAGAAAGACGCCTCCGGCAATGCCCGTGGCCTGGCCATGGCCTATGCCAAGGGAATCGGCGGCACCCGCGCCGGCATCCTGGAGACCAACTTCAAGGAAGAAACCGAAACCGACCTGTTCGGCGAACAGGCCGTGCTCTGTGGCGGCCTGTCCGAACTGGTGAAAGCCGGCTTCGAGACTCTCGTCGAAGCGGGTTACCAGCCTGAGCTGGCCTACTTCGAGTGCCTGCACGAAGTGAAGCTGATCGTGGATCTGATGGTGAAGGGTGGTCTGTCAGCCATGCGCGACTCGATCTCTAACACTGCCGAGTACGGCGATTACGTGAGTGGCCCCCGCCTGATCACCGCCGACACCAAGGCGGAGATGAAGCGAATTCTCTCTGACATCCAGGACGGCACCTTCGCCAAGAACTTCGTGGCTGAGTGCGAAGCCGGCAAGCCCGAGATGAACAAGATCCGCAAGCGCGACGGTGACCACAAGATCGAGGAAGTGGGCAAAGGGCTGCGTTCGATGTTCAGCTGGCTGAAGGCCTCCTAA
- a CDS encoding sugar transferase gives MTAPPSELPTSTIVGAQSKLGRSLKRSGDLAFSAAVLGLGFPLFLLLAVLVKLSSPGPVFYVQKRVGRGYQRFGCIKFRTMRPDADAVLAQVLQRSPELRAEFERDFKLRNDPRITPIGRFLRRSSLDELPQFLNVLRGQMSVVGPRPIVNEEIFRYGDYMDEVLAVRPGLTGLWQVSGRNNLSYDKRVRLDLAYARGRSFLLDMAIILRTFGVLLLPMDRGAY, from the coding sequence ATGACAGCTCCGCCTTCGGAGCTTCCTACTAGCACCATTGTTGGTGCTCAGAGCAAGCTTGGCCGATCGCTCAAGCGCTCTGGTGACCTTGCGTTTTCAGCGGCAGTGCTTGGACTGGGCTTTCCGCTATTTCTGCTGCTGGCTGTGTTGGTGAAGCTCAGCTCACCGGGCCCAGTGTTTTATGTGCAGAAACGGGTCGGCCGCGGCTATCAACGCTTTGGGTGCATCAAATTCCGCACGATGCGGCCTGATGCTGATGCCGTTCTGGCTCAGGTGTTGCAGCGTTCACCAGAGTTGCGCGCTGAATTTGAAAGAGATTTCAAACTGCGTAACGATCCACGCATCACGCCAATCGGCAGGTTTCTCCGTCGCTCAAGTCTTGATGAGCTGCCACAGTTTTTGAATGTTCTGCGTGGTCAGATGAGTGTGGTCGGACCACGGCCGATTGTGAACGAAGAGATCTTTCGCTATGGCGACTACATGGATGAAGTTCTGGCGGTCCGGCCTGGTTTGACTGGCCTCTGGCAAGTGAGCGGCAGAAATAATCTCAGCTATGACAAGCGGGTCAGGCTTGATCTGGCTTACGCCCGCGGACGTTCATTCTTGCTTGACATGGCCATCATCCTGCGCACGTTCGGTGTGTTGTTGCTGCCAATGGATCGTGGTGCTTACTGA
- a CDS encoding AlpA family phage regulatory protein, producing the protein MKPEVQLLRLPQIKEITCLSKSSLYLLMDEGEFLKQTSLGARSVARIHA; encoded by the coding sequence ATGAAACCGGAAGTTCAGTTGTTACGTCTGCCTCAGATCAAGGAAATCACTTGTCTCTCTAAATCCTCCCTCTATCTCCTGATGGATGAGGGGGAGTTCCTGAAACAGACTTCGTTGGGTGCTCGTTCCGTTGCCAGGATTCACGCTTAG
- a CDS encoding ATP-dependent Clp protease proteolytic subunit, translated as MPIGTPSVPYRLPGSQMERWVDIYTRLGVERILFLGSEVNDAVANSLVAQMLYLDSEDSSKPIYLYINSPGGSVTAGLAIYDTMQYVKSDVVTICVGLAASMGAFLLAAGTKGKRLALPHSRIMIHQPLGGTAQRQASDIEIEAREILRMKEMLNRSMADMSGQSFEKIEKDTDRDYFLSSEEAKNYGLIDRVIAHPNEA; from the coding sequence ATGCCGATCGGAACCCCCAGCGTGCCCTACCGCCTCCCTGGCAGCCAGATGGAGCGCTGGGTAGACATCTACACCCGATTAGGAGTGGAGCGAATCCTCTTCCTCGGTTCCGAGGTCAATGACGCAGTCGCCAACAGCCTGGTTGCCCAGATGCTTTATCTCGACTCCGAGGACAGCAGCAAGCCGATCTATCTGTACATCAACTCCCCGGGCGGATCGGTCACGGCAGGGCTGGCGATTTACGACACCATGCAATACGTCAAGAGCGACGTGGTCACCATCTGCGTAGGTCTTGCGGCGTCGATGGGAGCCTTCCTGCTGGCGGCGGGCACCAAAGGCAAGCGATTGGCCCTTCCCCACAGCCGGATCATGATTCACCAGCCTCTGGGCGGAACTGCCCAAAGGCAGGCCAGCGACATCGAAATTGAAGCGCGCGAGATTCTGCGCATGAAGGAGATGCTCAACCGCTCGATGGCTGACATGAGCGGCCAGAGCTTCGAGAAAATCGAGAAGGACACTGACCGCGATTACTTCCTCAGCAGCGAGGAGGCCAAAAACTATGGACTGATCGACCGAGTGATCGCCCACCCCAACGAGGCCTGA